The Amphiprion ocellaris isolate individual 3 ecotype Okinawa chromosome 12, ASM2253959v1, whole genome shotgun sequence region GAGGGACCATTTGGACTTCTGGACGTGCAACTTGGCAACCTCTCTGAGCTGTTTTTTACTCATGTACGCCAGCCTGaagcttttgtgttttctcctgCAGATCTTCACTCTCGGCTGGCTCGCGTTGGGCAGCACCGGCGACAGACTCTTCGGGCTTTGGCTCTTGTCGGCATCTgagctgtctgagctgctgcccACGCTGCCTTTGTAGCTTCTGTTTAACAGCATGGCCTCTCTCCTCCAGTTGTAGTAGGTTGATCTCGAGATTCCTGGAAAATTTCTCTTGAAGATGCGGAAGGGGAAGGACGTATTCATGGCAATGCAGTTCTGCAGGCAGCGCTTCGCCTCCTGCATATGTGTGACGTTTTGAGCACGCTCCACGTCTATTTTGCCGAGATCGAGGCCGAACATGCTGGCCACGCTGTCATGGTGGTCCGATTCGTCCTGCTTAGCTTCGGGTGAAGACCAGACCTCCTGCTCGGTGCTCTCTCCAGGACTGATCTCTCCagtggaggatgaggtggagaagTTTCCTCCAGTCTTCAGCAGCTCGTGCTTCCAGTTATAGTAAGACGACCTCGAGATCTCTGGGAAAAACTCCTTAAACTGGTGCAGAGGGATGAGCTTGCCTTCCAGATAGCATGCCTGCAGGAAATACTTCGCCTCATACCTGGCCGCTGATTTTTTGCAGTGCTCCTGCGTCTGCCTCTTCCAGCGGTAGAAGGTCCTCTTGGTGATGTTGTACTTGTCCTTCAGACTTGGGTAAGAAAGCTGTGAGTCCTGGCTCAGCAGCTCCTCCCTCTTCACTGGCGATGCTCTCCGCTCGCTTTCAGGGCTTCCAAAGGTCAGGTCACTTGTCTGGACGAGTGCGACAAAGTGATTCGGCCTGAACAAGGTCTCGGACTGCAGCTCACCAGACCACATGATGTGGATGGTCTGCGGGTCTGAGTCTGTAGGCCAGGTCCTCGGGCGTATGACTCGGTTGAAGTATGGCCTGATCTTGAGGTTGAACATGGGGTAGATGGAGTAGATGTTGAACTGGAGCACTGAGGATAAGGCATAAAGGTGCCACATGTTGGCGTAGGAGCCGGGGAAGCAAGAGGCTTTAACATCTGCATCAAAGATGGCCTCCAGGATGGGTACAGGCAGGTTCAGCATGTCTTCTGATTCTTCTGCACAGAGACTAAAACGAACAGCTTGGAGCATCATTTTAGAGTCAATCATCCCAGACAAGTAGTATCTCTTCCACAGCACCATTTCCACTACGGTCCGCACCTGCACGAGACAATATTAGATACTTGCACAAACTTAAAAAGACTGAATAAATGCAGGAGACTCTGCCTACCTGTAGCTCCAAGCTGAGTCCAGTGTTACCCACTAGCAGCATGCTGACGGCATCAAACAACAAGTTGCCTTCTCCATTGCAGTTCAGCGGCAGGAGGCCACCAGGCGCATCGGCTGGGTACAAACCGTGAGCTGCGTCGTCCACACCGGCCCACTCTGGGAAATCCTGACAGGTTGTCTTGGGGAGCTGGAAGGGGATGAGAACCTGGTCCACCTCCAGGGCCACTCTGGTCACAGCGTCCAGGCCGGCACTCTCGGTGGCCTCCTGGAGCTCTCCAAGGACTGACAGCACCACCTCGTTCCTCTGAATCATCTTTGAACAGAGCTGCAGGGAAGAAGGATGTAAAAAAATCATAGGAGGAGAAAAATTCAAATATATACACAGAGTAAAAACAGATGATTCTgagatatttcattatttaaagcTCTCAAAACAATTGGGAATAGTGTTGTGGATTTGTTCATGCCTTTGTTACCAGCAGGCTGGATTATGGAGATTTCTGTGGCTGATATACACAAACATTTGaatcaaaatgctgcagctgcagttttGACTCAGAAATAAATTAACACATTCACCAGTTTCTAAATAAATCCATACATGAATTAATTCCTGCAGAGTACAGAATAAACTAATCCACTTTATATTATAAAATACCGGTGTAATTTTCATATAGGTTGTAGGGGATGTGAATCTCAACATGCATTTTACTCCATGCATATGCTATCCAGTTTACACATTGCATTTTCCTTTATATAAATAAAccaatttccaaaataaaaaaaaaaaaaaatatatatatatatatatatatatttttttttttttaaatgcaggtaATTTTTGAAGCTCAAAATCTCCTCCATgatatatacagtcatggaaaaaacttATTAGACCACCCGTGTtgtcttcaatttcttgttcacttcaacgcctggtaccactaaatgTATATtgcctgaagaatacaatgaacatgacaaaagatgcaactgattacataataccttatgtcctatttgacatagCTTAactgtattcccagggtatataagaggccatttcatgtcatcagcagcacatgtaaaggcctagagtggtttcctgctgacattcaagccgtagcacatctcagaagttgtcagctctcacataatgcctgaaactaaagaattatgtgaagccacaaaggcagccatcttggcagacaggtagtgaaaaaatgggtggaacagggcaaatgcaattgtgtgaaggttgaatgaaccaggtcatgtttggggctactcttgataacagtcttcttccatcaactggaaaactctttcctgcctccaatgactggattttccaacaagacaatgcccttTGCCACACTGGAAGGTCAGTTacagcctggatggagaaccagaacattccaaccatgccttggctgctcaattaccacatctaaatccaactgaaaacctgtggaaaatcatcaaatgtagaaccacaagcccaaaaacaaagctaatTTGTCTGAATTTGTGCATCAGGAATGGAccactgtgacagcagaacaatgtcagaagttggtggagagcagccaagacacatggctgcagtcatcagaaacaatggttattcaatcaagtactaactcctgtgtatcatgtgactaaaacagacagaaaagaaacatgGATTGTCTAAAAGCCTTTTTTGGCGTTACAacgccatagctattgatggaagaactgaagttattttggttattatcaagaaaaccatggaaaatgtctagatgtcagcttttaaatgaaactgttatgagctatttttgttctTATCATCATATTTGTCCAAATAATTGTACtgttagttgtaccaggcattaaaatgaacaaaagattGAAGAAAGCAAGgctggtctaatcatttttccaTGACTATAGATTTTCAACCTGAACATTCCATTGTGTACAATAAAAACTCAACAATTTAACTCAAACACAGCACGTTAAAACCAATTTTGCCATTTGATGCTACAGAAAAATTCACATGATTCTCATTTCCAATGACCAATCCATAAAATAAGCCTGTCTATTGCGACATAATTTACTATGATTTAAATCAAACAAGGTTTATCAGtatagcacattttaaagcaaCAAGAGTCAACCAATGTGTTTTACATGTTATAAGTTGGGCTAACAATAACATATGTGCAAACAGCAAAGCgcaaaatagaataaaacttgaaaaatcaatcaaaatacAACCATAATACACAACAATTAACAAAACAATCCCATTCAGACCACTACGAGCGACCAAAAGCCAGTGGAAACAAGTACATCTTcaattttttcttaaaattatcACAGGAAGAAGAAAGTCTGAGTTTGAGGAGAAGGTTAATCCAAAGCTTTGAAGCTGCTAATGCAAACACATGATCTCCCTGAAACCACCAGAACTGATAGTGGATGAAACTAGCTGTTCTGAGACCTAGAGGTCAAGTAGGAGCAGAAAAGTTCTGAAATATACCAAAGTGCCAAACCAATGCATGGCTTTATCAACAAGCTGAGTGAGAAatatgagagaaaaataaagatttaattgcaaaaataaaaaggatCCCCTGTACGGAAGAACATTTCAGCTACAGAACCAGTGGTGTTGATCAAAAAGAGGTATTTTGTATAGCAACCTTTGCACCTTTGCCAACCCATGAGGCAACAAAGAcagttgtcttcatttaaattAGTAGGACAAAACTCTGTGAGTGAGAATGTGAATACcatccaaaataaaaatacttggTCACACCATATAAGAAAACTTCGAAACTGCTTTCAAAAATTAAACTGATTATCTTCATAGATTAACCACTATGGCAATAATGCACCCCAATCATTTCAAGTAACCtcatatatgatatatatatatatatatatatatatatatatatatgtatgtatgtatgtatgtatgtatgtatgtatgtatgtatgtatgtatgtatgtatgtatgtatgtatgtatatatatatatatatatatatatatatatatatatatatatatatatatatcttacCATAGTGCAAATAATGCAGCCTTCACATAACTCCTTGCCTAATGTAAACCCCCCACCACCAAACAAAATTTACACCCATGACCAACTACTGTCTTTTACTCACCTGGTTGACCCAAAACTgacctttttgtgtgtttttttaaaatacaaatgtaaCATCATGGCGGTAAAAATATAACTTAGATTATTTTAAGTAGCAGAATAAACTAAACTGACTTAAAACCAGATCAAATTCAAAGGCATCGCCTGGAAAAACAAAGGCCCACTGTACGCTGCGCCATCGTGTTACGTTGTTTTTACGGTCTCCATGTTTGATTTGTACGTTTCTCTGATTCCATACAGTTGATTGATAAGTTTATCTCTGTTTCATTAACGTTTTTATCATATTTCTCTTTACTTACAACACTTAAAATGTGCGTTTTTATCGCGGAGAGGTGAAATTACGCATGAAAATTACGcatgaatgaaaacagcagcGGAAGTGGTTGTGTTCTTACCTGAGCGTCCAGGGACAGAAATGAGCCTCGCAAGGAGTCACGTAGGCGACTTtaacagctgattattgatcCCAGTCTGGGAGTTTCAGTCCATTGCGTgcgtgctgctgctgctgctgtagtctTGGTCTGCCGGTGCGCACTGGAGATTTTTGGGGGTCTGATAAGCAGCACCTCCCATCAGGAAATTGTCAATCGTTGATccgcttctttttcttttttgtgtctgctctgtgaaacacctcctccctcctgctccTTCTCACATCGAGCCAGGGTCAATTTCAATGTGAAGTGTTAAACAAAAGCCAATGTGTCAGTGGAGGAGGGTCCCTGAGAAGAACACAGACCTGGAGGTGAGCAGGTATCGATGCTTTTAGGTTTTATCAACacgtttttgcttttctttgtcaaagCCAACTCCAGATGTCAACAGTTCAAGGTTATATGTCAAGTACTTTTGGCATTAGAGTGCCATCACTGCTTATCCGTGCCTC contains the following coding sequences:
- the vrtn gene encoding vertnin → MIQRNEVVLSVLGELQEATESAGLDAVTRVALEVDQVLIPFQLPKTTCQDFPEWAGVDDAAHGLYPADAPGGLLPLNCNGEGNLLFDAVSMLLVGNTGLSLELQVRTVVEMVLWKRYYLSGMIDSKMMLQAVRFSLCAEESEDMLNLPVPILEAIFDADVKASCFPGSYANMWHLYALSSVLQFNIYSIYPMFNLKIRPYFNRVIRPRTWPTDSDPQTIHIMWSGELQSETLFRPNHFVALVQTSDLTFGSPESERRASPVKREELLSQDSQLSYPSLKDKYNITKRTFYRWKRQTQEHCKKSAARYEAKYFLQACYLEGKLIPLHQFKEFFPEISRSSYYNWKHELLKTGGNFSTSSSTGEISPGESTEQEVWSSPEAKQDESDHHDSVASMFGLDLGKIDVERAQNVTHMQEAKRCLQNCIAMNTSFPFRIFKRNFPGISRSTYYNWRREAMLLNRSYKGSVGSSSDSSDADKSQSPKSLSPVLPNASQPRVKICRRKHKSFRLAYMSKKQLREVAKLHVQKSKWSLTKFKLKFPSMSPCFYWLWRSSQNRKKKAVTQRAEIKEPESLEIQAAGSNVEEMRMESQGAIPFAKSPKYQKISAVSSLAAPHSKHTLHRKAPIVEQIFTMDVVALANFKAKAKLFLQQRFEEKSFPTFKEFRSYFPFTPRSTYYMWKRALHHGVSLVHG